The segment CTTCTATCTTGTTTCATATAATCTCATAGACATTGTGACAACTTACATATTTTTTATAAACAccaagtgttcgatgaaatgcctcaatgaaaaAACCTCTACAAATAAATCAAGAATAAGGTGGTGTATTTATTGTTGTAGTATGTAGGTGCTTGTTGATGGTTTTTTTGCTGAAACAACATCATTTTCAAGTCTCTATTTAATTTGCCTCTGTTTTTCTTAATGGACTTCATTTCCACAAAGTGacattttatttgaaaatccTTAACTTTGAACCCTCATTAAGCCAAACATTAAGACCCTTAGGTTAAATTGAATTTCACATCTCTATAGCCTAATAATTAACCAACAATCATTTTAAAAGTGATAAACTTAAGGCTTAACCATTAAAtccttaatagaacaccaaaaatgatTTAGAAGATATTATGATCAATTTTCCCAAATCGGtcctccaacttctaaaatttGTGCAAGTCAATACGAacatctaaaaatcatgagacTTAGTTTTCTGAAAATCTTAGTGTCAGGGGCGAAGTATATTAAGGGTCAGGAGGGGTTGTGGCCCCCCCTGATTTTTTTATTAGAATTGTAAATAGTCCATATTTTTTATCCATATTAGGCCTAGACATTAAAAAATTGGGCTGTGGCCCCTCCTGCGCTTTTCCAATAGTCCGAATCAAACAAAAAATCAGATCGTCATTATCGTTCGTCCCTACCCTCGTGCCTCGTCTGAAATCTGAACCAAACACTCCTTAATCGTTGCTGTGGCCTGTATCACTGCGTGCTGTCACACTGTTGCCTGTGTTGCTGATCAGAACTCAGAAGATCAGTGATCAGTCCACTCTGTCTCCTGCCTTATTCTCCAAGTCTAAGTCTGAACTATAAAGTCTTGCTGGTCGCTGGAAGCCTGGAATCAATTGATCAATGTGAATATTGAATTGTGAAGTGAAGCCTGGAAAAAAATCATAATTACTTAAGcaggtttgttttttttttcacaatgAGGGATATGAACCTACAAGGCTACAATTACAAAGATTAATTTAACGATACAAAAAATAAGGAAtccttatattaatatatattaattgggGCCACTGTATTTGATAATAAACTATAAAGTTCTAGATTCATTATGTGACACTATAACTAAATTCTTTGCTATCACCTAATACTCTTTTTGAGTGTTGGTAAATTGGTATGAATATGATGAAACCTGTTGACATTTGCAAAAAACATAAGGTTATATTTGgttacataaaatactatagaatGTAACATATTCAGTGAGACCAATTAtttgttaatttaattatttaaatacaatAATGATGAAGATGAATATCATTAATTGACCATTATTTGAATCTGTAGTATTTATGAAATTTCTACATGAACAATTATAAAAAGATAGAGCAAAGTAATGATATTTAACCCCTATAAAGAAAATCTTATAATATAAAGTCAATCCGTGTGTCTAGATGTTTCTGcattattgtccaacaatttcttttttgtcaagaaaaaactTAAATCTTACACACAAGCTGTTATCTATGTTAAACATTTACAACTGTATTTAAGTAATTTAGAATTTTGAAGCATTGTTAATTAACCGATTTCAGATTTTTGCAAAATTTTGCAAAAATATCAAATAAGATTTGtagaaataagatttttttgCAGAATTTGGGTTGTTGGTTTATGAGCTTATGATTTCACTTTTGATTTTTACAGATACAATCATATAAATCTCACAATTTCATGGGAAAAATGAAAACCACTGATTCTTTTTTCAAAAGAAAGAATGATGATGAAGAAACTCATAATGATAATCAACAGAGTAAACGTTACAAAGCTTCAACAAGTGAGCCGCAACCGCAAGAACATGAAAATCAACAAGAGAATGATATTGATGAAGCTACACAATCAAATCCTAATGAAGTGGATCTTAAGCATCTAGAAAGAGATCCCGCTAAACGAAAACAAATGTGGGAATATCCAGTTAATTTAAGGGAACAAGTAAGACGAGCTTATATGACTTTAGGACCTTTCCAAATACGTCTTCAAGAATATCATGCTAAAGGTTCAAAGAAACATCCTCGTAGATTCCAATATTCTTGGTTCAACATTTTCCCTAATTGGTTAGAGTATTCTCCAACAACACATGCTTCTTAttgttttatttgttatatatttaaTGATAAACCAAGTGTGTGCCATGGTTATGATGCATTTACTGTTAAAGGATTTGACAATTGGAAAAAAGTTAATGATGGGAAAAATTGTGCATTCTTGAAGCACATTGGTTGTTCACAACATAGAAATGCTGTTACATTTGCTGAAAACTTGATGAACCAAGCAACACACATTGAAAATATTATAGTGAAGCAAAATGAAGCACAAATATTGAAGAACCGGTTACGATTAAAAGCTTCAATTGACACAGTTCGTTGGTTGACATTCCAAGCTTGTGCATTACGAGGACATGATGAATCGCCTAATTCCAAAAATCGAGGTAATTTTCTTCAACTAATAAACCTTCTAGCGTCTTATAATGATGAAGTTGCAAATGTTATATTAGAGAATGCTCCTTATAATTCAAAGTATACTTCTGGAGATATTCAAAAAGAAATTCTTAGTATTATTGCAAATAAAGTTCGAAAGCATATTCGTAGTGAAGTCGGGGATTCGTACTTTTGTGTCATGGTTGATGAGTCACGAGATGAGTCTAAAAAAGAGCAAATGGCCATAGTTTTGAGATTTTTTGATGCAGAAGGGATCATACGGGAAAGGTTCTTAGATTTGGTTCATGTTAGGGATACCTTATCATTAACCTTGAAAACAAATATGTGGAGGCAACTTTTGCACTATCAGTTTGATGTTAGCAAAATCCGTGGCCAAGGTTATGATGGTGCTAGTAATATGAGAGGGGAATGGAATGGATTACAAGCACTTGTTCTTAAGGATTGTCCTTATGCGTATTATGTTCACTGCTTCGCTCACACATTACAACTAACACTGGTGGCTGCTTAAAGGGAAATTATTCCTATACACCAATTTTTTACAAACTTAATTTTTACAATTAATGTAGTTTGTGCTTCCAGTAAGCGTCATGATGAGTTACAAAAGGCAAAGGCAACTGAGATTGAACATTTATTAGAACTTGGTGAAATTGAATCAGGTAAAGGATTGAATCAAATTGGGACATTAAGAAGAGCTGGTGATACACGTTGGGGTTCTCATTTTCGTTCTGTTTGCAGTTTGCTTAACATGTTTGATTGTACACGTGTTGTTCTCCAGGGAATAATTGATGATGTATCTGCTACTTATTCTCAACGCGGAGATGCTGATGCAGCTTACTGTTACCTGAAATCATTTGAGTTTGTGTTTATTCTTCACTTGATGAAAGAACTAATGGGAAAAACTGATATACTTTCTCAAGCTCTACAAAAGAAATCCCAAGATATTCTTAATGCCATGGAGTTAGTTTCAGCAACAAAGGAGAGTCTAAATGATTTCAGGAACAACGGATGGGATTCTTTACTTGAACAGGTAAAGATTTTTTGTGAGAAACATCAAGTAGATGTGCCGGATATGCAAGCTCCATATACTTGTACTAGATATCGGCCTCGAAAAAACGATAATCAGTTTACTTTTGCACATTTTTATCGAGTATATTTGTTTACATCCACATTGGACAAACAGTTACATGAGTTGAATAGTAGATTCAATGATCAGGCGATGGAGTTGTTAAGTCTTAGTTCTACTTTAGTTTCAAAAGAACACCCTAAAGTGATTAACATTGATCAGATTTGTCTTCTTGTTGAGAAGTATTATCCTGAAGATTTTACAGAGCAAGAGAGAATTCAATTACGATATCAGTTGGATATTTTTAATATCGATATGACAAAGAATCCCAGGCTAAGTCGTGTATCAACTATTGTTGACCTATGCAAGGGTCTTGTGGAAACTCAGAAACGTGAGACGTATTATTTGCTTGATAGAGTGGTCCAGTTAATCTTGACACTTCCAGTTTCTACCGCAACAACAGAGAGGGGATTTTCAGCAATGAAAATATTCAAGAACCGCATTCGCAATAAGATGTCAGATGACTTTCTCGCAAACAACTTGGTGGTTTATATAGAAAGAGAAATTGCTGAAAACATTGATACGAAGTCAGTAATTGATGAATTTAAAGACCTTAAAGGTCGTCGGGCTGAGTTGtaattctttttctaggtatttttGGTATTTAGTTGTTGAAAAAAAATTGGTTTCTTTTTATGTGTAAGACAGTAACTTAAGGAATTTTTGGTGAGTAATTTAGGTATTTTTGGTGTTTAATTGCTGATTTTTCTTTTGGTTCtttcatgtataaaaacgttaatTTTAGTTTGTAATACTTTCGGCCCCCCCAAGTCAATCGCTCAAGCTCCGCCCCTGCTTAGTGTGTCTACTTTCTTCGAACTTTGAATCACATTTCGAAATTCCAACTTCTTGAGGGGTAAAATTGGAATCTTCTCAGGCTGGTCCATGCTGTCACAGATTTCATGCACTGtcttcaaaaaaatcaaaataaattcaTCAGAACTCCAAATGCCAAAAGTCCAAAGCCTATAGTTAGATATGGATATTAAATTTCCCATATATAATGGATTTGATGTAATTCTTAGTAGATTGGTACAGTTTATTCCAATAGTGTTGAGTGGTCCAGAATGTGACAGCTTAAAGTTACTTActtgtaaatttaatataaaatcaaccaaaaatcatTAGAATGAGATCTTTATATTTATGAAAAGATAAAAGAGGGAACTTTAccaatataattttataaaaatttaataaTGGGTTGAAAGTTAAGAAAACATATCCCAAATAGAGGCCTACAATCTAacagaaaatatggaaatatgtACATAAGTTTTATAAGATTAATACAACAAGCACAAGCTAAATAATGTTATAATTTTTGTGTAGGTTCTAGGAAAGGAAAAGATCTATCTTGCTCATGCTAGCTAATTTTCAAGATCAAGGAGGTGAGTACTAACTCTCCTATTATGTAGGCATTACTTATTTTATGTTATTGTTCACAGATAccctaataacatgtgattatgtgtatccaatcatatatgatttatgtggatgagattcattgtcacattctcgattcaataattgttctttgtctactataatcatatgtgactaaatacagataatcatatgtgattatatgtatttaatcacatattatttaCACGGACAAAAAGTAatgatgtctatataaatcatatgtgattagatacatataatcacgtatgattatatacacaagaacaactattaaatctagaacacaaagataaataatgtctacatatatcatatgtgattaaatgcacataatcacatctgattatatgtatctaatcacatagaatTTTTGTGGAAGATATTTATTTTTGCGTTCTCGATTCAATTGTTGTTCTTCTGTGCTTAATTACATGAGACTATATGTATCTAATTGGATATGATTTAtatgaacaatattaattttaacattcttgttcaatagttgttcttgtaaATTTAGTTACATATGATTTTTGTACATAAGATTCATTTTCGTgttttttgattaaatagtttttctttttccacattaatcatatgtgattaatacatacaatcacatatgattaaatacataaggaaaaatattgactcatgaatattatcaatataaatcatatgcgatttgatacatataatcacatgtgattaagtacatgagtacatctattgaattgagaaagaaataatgaatcttgtccacaaaaatcatatgtgattaaatacatataatcacatgtgattaaatatattagaacaattattgaatcgacacaagaataaatattttccatatgaatcatatgtgattaaatatatataatcacatgtgattaaatacacaagaacaactattgaatccacacgtgaaaacaaatattgtccatgtaaatcatatgtgattaaatacatataatcacatgggATTTAATACACTATGCCAATTATTAAAtcgaaaacacaaaaataaatacGGCCCacgtaaataatattttattacatATGATTAcaaatgattatttgtatttaatcacatatgattacaagTGATTAAATACaaaagaacaattattgaatcaacATGTAAAAACTAATATTGTcaatgtaaatcatatgtgattaaatacttataatcacatatgatttaatacACGATGCCAATTATTAAAtcgaaaacacaaaaataaatacGGCCCACGTAAATAGtattttattaaatacatataatcacgtgtagttatatgtatctaatcacatatgatttacatggacAATTTTCATTTTTGCATTCTCGATTCACTAGTTTTTCACGtgtattaaatcacatgtgattatatgtatttaataatatataaaacatatatgattcgatacatataatcacatgtgactcgatacgtataatcacatgtgattatatacaagaGAAAACCTAATGAATCAAAAACACAATAACAAATCTTTGTAGGTGGGGATGGGGATGGTGGTGGcggggtggtggtggtgtgtggtgatgggtggtttcaagtggtggtgatagtggcgagtggtggttttggtgggtggtgggtgggtgcgtgtaacgcccgtagatcctggctagtcaatttagaggcaataagtgtcgaaaacgactttttggcaaaagattatttataaaaaatagtcttaaccaagttttagaatatgtatcaaggtttccgtacatataaagaacgccgaaatccgaattataacgaagaagttaagaCTCGTCaaagttttacagcaaaaccgtcacgacaccgggaagcgtaaatagtaaatttatgatggagcgacttttatccttatcaatctaaacaaaagttgtagtatatgttaaaccgagaacatacaaaaaaagaacgcccaaatctgacttcgtatgacgaaggtatgaattttctaagatttggcttagtagtgcacgacccgaaactcgatttttagttcgagcggtttttggcttatgcgacctaaatgagagttgaagatctcattaataggaactcaagggtaaaaagatagatgaaaacggagtccgtatgaaggagttacgaattcttcgcggtcatttaacagtttaAACGCCTCcaactgttaaatttgagatcgatcgagaattagccgacggagtctaaatgaaagttgtagatcttgattttacctacgcgttgaaaaaaagaatgtcgaaaacggagctcttatgagagagttatgattttttctaagtttgaaggctgatacgcgatagggggtgacgtggcaccaccagaaggctgccacatgacctaactcggcgagtaggtcctcttaCTCGGCAAGTACATCAGTCAGCactcctataaatagaggtgtcgggttccctcacttCCTCACACCTCTCTCTAAAGCCCCACCCCCCCAccaaaagcctagggaacctccctagcacccgaaggaagccctaaGGCTCCCAAAgcctcgagaaaagagcctttcggcttagaaacgctgctccaacaaagcctggttttcgagaaaacccgctgtaagtgagctatgcctaccctatctttagtatagcttatgtttcattATAGTAAttttattaggaccttataataagtacttgggctattattatgggttatataagtattgtttaacacttatataatagtaataatagctagactattaattagtcttggtGAATATTAGAccaaactctagtggtaatgatactaggttttgacCGAGGAAAATTGTGttgagagtaacgaagtgctgtccgagtacccagtcaccaccgtatcaagtgagtgcatagttactttcatcttacacatagatatggagtattttatataaattacgtgctatgtgtgcatattatttgaatacttgctgtctatgctggatgaacgattttatacatgttttaaaagatttaaacggtatatttattttatatctacaaatatgttgggataaaacatgggtagatgaaatagtttatgtgtgataaaataaaatgatgagagataggtgatgataggaaggtgataataattaggtgaggatagataggtgatgatgaatcggtgatgtaggatgaaagatactataaccttgtccggcaatttggagatgtagtcatctaccagggtatagatggcgaccatggactattatagacaaccccgtggaaacaccagtaggctcataacctgtaggtgatgaattacgagttcaggcgatgttgtatctacgtattcatgcgatgataccctaaccccttactatgaattaggagttcaggcgatgttgtaactacgtattcatgcgatgataccttaACCCCTTACTAtaaattacgagttcaggcgatgttgtaactacgtattcatgcgatgataccgtaacccttgttgggcacgtattgagggagtaatccctgaatcaatattgtctatgcgatgtaggtgatgatccttagggagagtccttaggaacaagcatataaggaaatgcgacgTAAGGAggtgagaggtaaatatgatataggagatgacccttaggataattccttagggaaggtacttaggaataaagaagataacggggatgggtaattgggttaattattttatgattaaacataataattatataattgtgggttgaaaaccctatgtactcaccaggtttcccaacctgacccactcagtttacttgtatcacgggtgacgatgtgaagttacattacactgagagattaaggagatatagatcactagtgtaaatgaatgtaagttatgtttatgcttatgtttctgtatcgacgatgacatcccaaatgttttaaaatgaataaaaatacatttcttcggaaatgctttgataatgaaattatcatgtttttttgggaacaaattccgcaatgttTTTATTGAaagggatactctgatttttataaagcataaacaaaaatcgctcttttctggccgtgaaaatggggatgtcacagttggtatcataaccattagtttaagcgaactaggaatatgaattcatttctagacttaaacatagaatgctaagcaatgatggtgaggagtgtgtcttaggtaatacacctaaatagacacaagcactagcttatttagggaaaatgcctaacatgctttcatgtgctaaatgatttatgatattcattatatgatcggatctatggtctgttgccgaccgaatctagaaattttatgtgtttagatttctaaatgtttaattatggtattagaactggcatgtaacttttcgaagTAAGAAAGAGGATTATGCGTCTAAAATCTTCTCTGTTTATATTCTCGTCTCCATGTGTTGAACGCATGCTTCCGTGAATGTAACGTCATGGTGAAGGCTCGTAtcgaattgagtaaatggaggaaacgaGAAGGCTTGCGATAGTGAATGACGCTTgttggaagatatcgtaagagaggtatcttgcctttagaatgtgTCTAATAAATAAATACGTCTAGTATGGGAGAAGTACACTTTCGATTAGCAGAAAGAAAGAACTTTTGGTATAATCaatgaagttatcccatcgtaTGGAATTTCCACCACCAACCAAATTGAAGCAGAATTTATGATTGAAGATATGCatagaagaagtcctagtagagtctaggggaAATTTTtctgattatttggacacacttttatgtgttaaaattgtttttttgtgataatgacttggaaaactacgagacaatacttggaacgagtatgagtaggtgtgaatggtagtagaggcctatactaccggaagcacaggactcacacttggatcagggaaagtcacaaggttaccaagaagctagtaattgattttgttttattcaagtatgtcgttaccattgtttcggtaatgactaagaagattgttgttatcccgaccctagtggtcatatcacattgagtctgactacgatgagtaggttacgtggtttagag is part of the Lactuca sativa cultivar Salinas chromosome 7, Lsat_Salinas_v11, whole genome shotgun sequence genome and harbors:
- the LOC111908171 gene encoding uncharacterized protein LOC111908171 is translated as MKTTDSFFKRKNDDEETHNDNQQSKRYKASTSEPQPQEHENQQENDIDEATQSNPNEVDLKHLERDPAKRKQMWEYPVNLREQVRRAYMTLGPFQIRLQEYHAKGSKKHPRRFQYSWFNIFPNWLEYSPTTHASYCFICYIFNDKPSVCHGYDAFTVKGFDNWKKVNDGKNCAFLKHIGCSQHRNAVTFAENLMNQATHIENIIVKQNEAQILKNRLRLKASIDTVRWLTFQACALRGHDESPNSKNRGNFLQLINLLASYNDEVANVILENAPYNSKYTSGDIQKEILSIIANKVRKHIRSEVGDSYFCVMVDESRDESKKEQMAIVLRFFDAEGIIRERFLDLVHVRDTLSLTLKTNMWRQLLHYQFDVSKIRGQGYDGASNMRGEWNGLQALVLKDFCASSKRHDELQKAKATEIEHLLELGEIESGKGLNQIGTLRRAGDTRWGSHFRSVCSLLNMFDCTRVVLQGIIDDVSATYSQRGDADAAYCYLKSFEFVFILHLMKELMGKTDILSQALQKKSQDILNAMELVSATKESLNDFRNNGWDSLLEQVKIFCEKHQVDVPDMQAPYTCTRYRPRKNDNQFTFAHFYRVYLFTSTLDKQLHELNSRFNDQAMELLSLSSTLVSKEHPKVINIDQICLLVEKYYPEDFTEQERIQLRYQLDIFNIDMTKNPRLSRVSTIVDLCKGLVETQKRETYYLLDRVVQLILTLPVSTATTERGFSAMKIFKNRIRNKMSDDFLANNLVVYIEREIAENIDTKSVIDEFKDLKGRRAEL